The Negativicoccus succinicivorans genome contains the following window.
TCCGCCAACTTTACCCACTGTTGGCCGCGCGTTTTACCGGGGCGATTGGCCGTATGCGCGATATAACTTTTCGCCAGCGTATTAATAAGCGTCGATTTACCGACGTTGGGAATCCCTAAAATCATCGTACGCACGGAACGCGCTCGAATACCTCGACGCTTCCAGCGCTCAAGTAATGGTGCCGCCGCTTGCCGAATTTCCTGAATCAGTCGCTTACGACTGGACTTAGACGTGCTGTCTATGAGTAACGTCGTAATCCCCCGATTGGCAAAATATTGTTGCCATTGTGCAGAAATTTTGGGATCTGCTAAATCAGCTTTGTTTAATAATAAAATCCGCGGTTTTGCCTGGATCAGTTCACGCAGCAACGGATTTTCACTCGAAGCGGGCACACGTGCATCTCTCAGTTCCACGACGACATCGATGGCTTTTAGCTGCTCTTTAATCAGACGTTGCGCTTTAGCCATGTGCCCGGGAAACCATTGGATAAGCATGATGCACCTCCTTTATTCATATCCTATGATAAGTAAACAATCAACAATGCCTCTTCTTATTTTATTATATAAAAAAAGGACTGTATATACAGTCCTTTTTACTTACTCTTAGCGACGTTCACGAATACGAGCCGCTTTACCGGTCAAACGACGCAGGTAGTACAGTTTTGCACGACGTACGACGCCGCGGTTTTTGACTTCGATTTTGGCCACACGCGGGGAATGTACAAGGAATGTACGTTCTACACCGACGCCGGACGCAATACGGCGTACTGTGAAAGTTTCACGGACACCGCCATTTTTGCGCGCCAAGACAACGCCTTCAAAAATCTGAATACGTTCACGATTACCTTCGACGACTTTGGCGTGGACGCGAACCGTATCGCCGGCACGGAAATCCGGAATGTCCGAGCGCAACTGTTCTTGTTCCAATTGTTGAATGATGTTCATATCGTTCTCCTCCTACCGGACATTCTTGCCCACCACCTGGTGAACAGAGGACTATCCAAAATAACAGTGGTATTGTATCATATCAACCTTAATAAAGCAAGCTATTCTACTAATTTTTT
Protein-coding sequences here:
- the rplS gene encoding 50S ribosomal protein L19; amino-acid sequence: MNIIQQLEQEQLRSDIPDFRAGDTVRVHAKVVEGNRERIQIFEGVVLARKNGGVRETFTVRRIASGVGVERTFLVHSPRVAKIEVKNRGVVRRAKLYYLRRLTGKAARIRERR
- the ylqF gene encoding ribosome biogenesis GTPase YlqF, yielding MLIQWFPGHMAKAQRLIKEQLKAIDVVVELRDARVPASSENPLLRELIQAKPRILLLNKADLADPKISAQWQQYFANRGITTLLIDSTSKSSRKRLIQEIRQAAAPLLERWKRRGIRARSVRTMILGIPNVGKSTLINTLAKSYIAHTANRPGKTRGQQWVKLADGVELMDTPGVLWPKFEDPVVGQKLAATGAITDEVFDAEDVVRNLLAYINENYPGTLTERYGIQTGSGTPDEWLTEIAKKRGALLPKGEYDYHKARQFVLGDFRQLRLGKISLETPPAEASQNG